A genomic segment from Nitrospira sp. encodes:
- a CDS encoding Tol-Pal system protein TolQ, which translates to MFQSGMMGLVGSLGAVSKIVLLLLLIASIISWGVILYKWRSFKAADREDQRFFNAFTKIRDLDELYRQSKRAEGSPSAKVFQGIMDRVWTVSGDGALSSHQSIGASKEPAAPIDHHYMDKTVAYLVQNQISQLESYLPILATTGNITPFIGLLGTVLGIIDSFREIGLQGTASIAAVAPGVSEALVATAAGLFTAIPAVIFYNYYLTRIRKTVFRIESFTVEAMRSLQTRLKQTAVGV; encoded by the coding sequence ATGTTCCAATCAGGAATGATGGGGTTGGTGGGATCGCTGGGAGCGGTCTCGAAGATCGTGCTGCTATTGCTCTTGATCGCCTCGATCATCTCGTGGGGTGTGATCCTCTACAAGTGGCGAAGTTTCAAGGCTGCCGACCGTGAGGATCAACGGTTCTTCAACGCCTTTACGAAGATCCGCGATCTCGATGAATTGTACCGGCAATCGAAACGGGCCGAAGGCAGCCCGAGTGCGAAAGTCTTCCAAGGCATCATGGATCGCGTCTGGACTGTGTCGGGGGACGGCGCGTTGAGTTCGCATCAGTCGATCGGCGCTTCGAAAGAGCCGGCGGCTCCTATCGATCACCACTATATGGATAAGACCGTCGCCTATCTGGTGCAAAATCAAATCTCGCAGCTGGAATCCTATTTGCCGATTCTCGCCACCACGGGAAACATCACTCCCTTCATCGGACTCTTGGGCACCGTGCTGGGCATCATCGACTCATTCCGTGAGATCGGGCTGCAAGGGACTGCCAGCATCGCGGCGGTGGCACCCGGTGTTTCGGAAGCGTTGGTGGCGACGGCGGCCGGCCTGTTCACCGCGATTCCTGCCGTCATTTTCTACAATTATTATCTGACGCGTATTAGGAAAACTGTGTTTCGAATTGAATCATTCACGGTCGAGGCCATGCGCTCGTTGCAGACTAGGCTGAAGCAGACGGCGGTTGGGGTGTAG
- a CDS encoding ABC transporter, substrate-binding protein (cluster 4, leucine/isoleucine/valine/benzoate), producing MVSRSVSRAPHLRACGVTFAVAVLAGLVTFVEASPTPKAPAAPRAKESKSPAGTGQSTLDQAKRLIDSEQPEAAAVTLRRFMESNPAPDLLDDAYLLMAAAMFGMKEQTETIRYVNQLLGEFPTSELVDRAKLLLARVHARAGNLDLALPLLSEVRSLSTDPNTKRDTLRLIGEFQAQKKDYLRAIQAWLDEMPLDVGDQAHETEEQIRELVNDKLDIPTLMRVRDDYPKTFPGDLASIKLIDLHTAAGDDHLVERDLRLFLSRFPHHPYAAKATELQTSVRTKFKSHPYSIAAIFPMSGKLAPFGTEVLNGIQLALELAKDGTDATSIGLIVKDTEADRAAFLDELSNVLADDHPLAVIGPLLSKNLPVMAEMAERTRIPLITPSATVTNLRRLGTYVFSTALTYGHQAKRVADYAIRDQHYKRLAILYPDTVYGRELAHLFAQEIRQQEGELIASEAYKEGETDFRAVIAKLKAEDLKKYGLEVPIENDPAKAAVKPNGKKNKRILYSPGFDAVFIPGRSLDVGLLATQLTFHDIAVPLLGTNGWNTPDFARVADRSVEGSVFVDGFFADSSSPVVQDFVERYRKRFQSTPSLFAAQGYDAARLAVEAVKRGATTGEAVRDYLLMQHDLPTLSGPSGFSPDGTLNRHVFLIQVKQGKFVPLD from the coding sequence ATGGTTTCTCGATCAGTATCCCGCGCCCCGCATCTCCGCGCATGCGGCGTCACCTTCGCGGTGGCGGTCCTCGCAGGCCTCGTCACGTTCGTCGAAGCGTCCCCCACCCCCAAGGCTCCTGCGGCACCCCGCGCCAAAGAATCGAAATCGCCGGCCGGCACCGGCCAATCCACCTTAGACCAGGCCAAACGGTTGATCGACTCGGAACAACCGGAAGCTGCGGCGGTCACGCTGCGCCGTTTCATGGAAAGCAACCCCGCTCCGGACCTCCTCGACGACGCCTATCTGCTGATGGCCGCCGCCATGTTCGGCATGAAGGAACAGACGGAAACGATCCGCTACGTGAATCAACTGCTCGGCGAATTCCCGACTTCGGAGTTGGTCGATCGAGCCAAGCTCCTGCTCGCCAGAGTCCATGCCAGAGCCGGCAATCTCGACCTGGCCCTTCCGCTGCTCTCCGAAGTCCGCAGTCTGTCCACCGATCCCAATACGAAACGAGATACGTTACGCCTCATCGGTGAATTCCAAGCGCAGAAGAAAGATTACCTGCGGGCCATTCAGGCCTGGCTCGATGAGATGCCGCTGGATGTCGGGGACCAGGCGCATGAAACCGAAGAGCAGATCAGAGAACTGGTCAACGACAAGTTGGACATCCCGACGCTCATGCGGGTGCGTGACGACTATCCCAAAACATTCCCGGGCGACTTGGCCTCCATCAAACTCATCGACCTCCATACGGCGGCCGGAGACGACCATTTGGTGGAGCGGGACCTTCGACTGTTTTTGAGCCGTTTTCCCCACCATCCCTACGCCGCAAAGGCAACCGAGCTGCAGACGTCCGTGCGGACGAAATTCAAATCGCACCCCTACTCCATCGCCGCCATCTTTCCTATGTCCGGCAAGCTGGCCCCCTTCGGCACCGAAGTCCTGAACGGCATTCAACTCGCGCTGGAACTGGCGAAGGACGGCACCGACGCAACATCGATCGGCTTGATCGTGAAGGATACGGAGGCGGACCGCGCGGCCTTTCTCGACGAACTGTCCAACGTGCTGGCGGACGATCATCCCCTCGCCGTCATCGGTCCGTTGCTCTCGAAAAATCTCCCGGTCATGGCCGAGATGGCCGAACGGACGCGCATTCCTCTGATCACGCCCAGTGCGACCGTGACGAATCTTCGCCGGCTCGGCACGTACGTCTTCAGCACGGCGCTCACCTACGGGCACCAGGCCAAACGCGTGGCGGACTATGCGATCCGAGACCAGCACTACAAGCGGCTGGCGATTCTCTACCCCGACACCGTCTACGGACGCGAACTGGCGCACCTATTTGCGCAAGAAATCCGACAGCAAGAAGGAGAACTCATCGCGAGCGAAGCCTACAAGGAAGGTGAGACGGACTTCCGAGCGGTGATCGCCAAGCTCAAGGCGGAAGACCTCAAAAAATACGGCCTCGAAGTGCCGATCGAAAACGATCCCGCGAAGGCCGCCGTCAAACCGAACGGAAAAAAGAACAAGCGCATTCTCTATTCGCCGGGGTTCGACGCCGTCTTCATCCCGGGACGTTCGCTCGACGTGGGACTCTTGGCGACCCAGTTGACCTTTCACGATATCGCCGTCCCGTTGCTCGGCACCAATGGATGGAACACCCCCGACTTCGCGCGCGTCGCGGATCGTAGTGTCGAGGGCAGCGTGTTCGTCGACGGGTTCTTTGCCGACAGCAGCAGTCCGGTGGTGCAGGATTTCGTCGAGCGGTATCGCAAGCGATTTCAAAGCACCCCCTCACTGTTCGCCGCCCAGGGCTATGATGCCGCGCGGTTGGCCGTGGAAGCGGTCAAGCGAGGAGCGACGACCGGCGAAGCCGTCCGCGACTACCTGTTGATGCAGCATGATCTCCCGACCCTGAGCGGCCCCAGCGGGTTCAGCCCCGACGGCACCCTCAATCGCCATGTCTTTCTCATTCAAGTGAAACAAGGAAAGTTCGTCCCACTGGACTGA
- a CDS encoding Site-specific tyrosine recombinase XerD — translation MNGDRARSAPHGSDRLPLDPLVERYWDHGRVVRGLSHNTLSAYRRDVGSFQRYLRDEGIHDVRQVSPPFLSGFLEHLHRSGLAPSSRARSLAAVRSFFRFLKQEGLVPADPTVSLRSTARARRLPKTLSLEEVTRLLDLPSRLSPEDRRDRAMVEVLYAAGLRVSELVALRVDQCNLDVGYVGVTGKGDKQRVVPIGRPAVERLQEYVLAARPALLKQRSSPVVFVTRRGMPLTRQAFWKLLRIRAQRAGIVRLPSPHMLRHSFATHLLQGGADLRSVQAMLGHADIATTQIYTHVDSSQLKKIHNTCFPRHRSRR, via the coding sequence ATGAATGGTGACCGCGCGCGATCGGCTCCGCATGGATCGGACCGACTCCCGCTGGATCCGCTCGTCGAGCGGTATTGGGACCATGGGCGGGTCGTACGGGGTTTGTCGCACAACACCCTGTCGGCCTACCGGCGAGATGTCGGTAGCTTTCAGCGGTACCTTCGCGACGAAGGCATCCATGACGTGCGACAGGTGTCTCCGCCGTTCCTCTCCGGATTTCTGGAACATTTGCATCGATCGGGACTCGCTCCTTCGTCACGCGCCCGATCGCTCGCCGCTGTTCGCAGTTTCTTCCGCTTCCTGAAGCAAGAGGGCCTGGTTCCTGCCGATCCGACGGTAAGTCTGCGCAGTACCGCGCGCGCCAGGCGGCTGCCGAAGACGCTCAGTTTGGAAGAGGTGACGCGTCTCTTGGATCTCCCGAGCCGCTTGTCTCCGGAAGATCGCCGTGATCGCGCGATGGTGGAAGTGCTCTACGCCGCCGGTCTGCGGGTCTCCGAGTTGGTCGCATTGCGGGTCGACCAGTGCAATCTGGACGTGGGGTACGTCGGTGTGACCGGCAAGGGTGACAAGCAGCGGGTAGTGCCGATCGGACGTCCGGCAGTCGAACGACTGCAGGAGTATGTGCTGGCCGCGCGACCGGCCTTGCTGAAGCAGCGGTCTTCACCCGTCGTCTTCGTCACCCGTCGCGGGATGCCGCTCACCCGTCAAGCCTTTTGGAAACTGCTCCGCATCCGCGCACAACGGGCCGGGATCGTCAGGCTTCCGTCGCCTCACATGCTCCGCCATTCGTTCGCCACGCACCTGTTGCAAGGGGGGGCTGACTTGCGATCCGTGCAAGCGATGCTGGGCCATGCGGACATTGCGACGACACAAATTTATACGCATGTGGATTCTTCGCAGTTGAAAAAAATCCACAATACGTGTTTTCCACGCCACAGATCTCGCCGTTGA
- a CDS encoding TolA protein yields MTFHTLPRHPSLTLIGDFGEAGGSRLRKTVVLSLVLHLCLLAVIMGAKLFKKTERPLSAMEVTLVSLPAVETKPEPTMEKVEKVEKPAPRPIPKPVQSAPIPVPPKPAPAPAPPPVQVAPVVKAPPPTPPPAVAPAPAPVPIPVPRLPVPTLTAPQPIPQAAKSPSSAPLTNRTDVLRDVMKDIELPPNAPKYGDLAPAKPAEVKKAVQPKPERAPERSDVDAILSKLKVPEMASAPADAPKEPPRPAVAPPKRASLSEEINSDLDRELQDLKKLQAPPPVKVSEPVREVKPMFRELQPIASAPPAPAALTRTKPDTKLKVAGVAGSNPYLARVQARISGFWTAPPVDLSGKAMTVVVRFRLERDGRVGTVVIEQSSGNDYYDLSAQRAVQSAVPLPPFPPDLTDSYFDAHFTFVVGEAAG; encoded by the coding sequence ATGACGTTCCATACCCTGCCAAGACATCCCTCGCTGACTCTGATCGGGGATTTCGGTGAAGCCGGGGGCAGCCGTCTGCGCAAGACGGTAGTCCTGTCACTGGTGCTGCATCTCTGTCTGTTGGCGGTGATCATGGGCGCCAAGTTGTTCAAGAAAACGGAACGTCCGCTGTCGGCGATGGAAGTCACCCTGGTCAGCTTGCCAGCCGTAGAGACGAAGCCTGAGCCCACGATGGAGAAAGTCGAAAAGGTTGAGAAGCCGGCTCCGCGGCCGATACCCAAGCCGGTCCAGTCCGCTCCCATTCCCGTTCCTCCCAAACCCGCGCCGGCTCCGGCTCCACCTCCGGTTCAGGTCGCTCCGGTCGTCAAGGCGCCCCCGCCGACTCCGCCCCCTGCGGTGGCTCCGGCCCCCGCGCCTGTCCCGATTCCCGTGCCTCGGTTGCCCGTTCCGACCTTGACCGCGCCACAGCCGATTCCGCAGGCGGCGAAGTCGCCCTCATCCGCGCCCCTCACGAACCGGACGGATGTCCTGCGGGATGTCATGAAGGATATCGAGTTGCCGCCGAACGCACCGAAGTACGGCGATCTCGCTCCTGCGAAGCCGGCGGAAGTGAAGAAGGCCGTTCAACCGAAACCCGAACGGGCTCCCGAGCGATCCGACGTGGACGCCATATTGAGTAAATTGAAGGTTCCTGAGATGGCTTCGGCTCCGGCCGATGCACCGAAAGAGCCGCCGAGGCCGGCGGTCGCTCCGCCGAAACGCGCGTCCCTGTCGGAAGAGATCAACAGCGATCTTGATCGCGAATTGCAGGATCTGAAAAAGTTGCAAGCGCCTCCGCCGGTGAAGGTTTCGGAACCGGTGCGGGAGGTCAAGCCCATGTTCCGTGAACTGCAACCGATCGCGAGTGCGCCGCCGGCTCCTGCTGCCCTTACGCGGACGAAGCCCGACACTAAATTGAAAGTGGCGGGAGTAGCCGGGTCGAATCCGTACCTGGCCCGTGTTCAAGCGCGAATCAGCGGCTTTTGGACGGCGCCGCCGGTCGATTTGTCGGGGAAAGCCATGACGGTCGTGGTGCGGTTTCGTTTGGAGCGGGACGGTCGGGTCGGTACGGTGGTCATCGAGCAGTCTTCAGGGAACGACTATTATGACCTGTCTGCCCAGCGGGCCGTACAAAGCGCAGTGCCGTTGCCGCCCTTTCCTCCCGATTTGACGGACTCCTATTTCGACGCCCACTTTACTTTTGTCGTAGGCGAGGCAGCAGGATGA
- a CDS encoding Tol-Pal system beta propeller repeat protein TolB, whose product MNRTIIGFMVVLCVVVGAGLFGILDSRATDVFLEATRPDFQKIPIGVFGFQNGGGPEWLGGRIEEVLKADLQRSLVFSLVDLPGIGVKVREVTTADKAVFKQASENGVSVLVWGKSGPKNGSSDSELLMDGFVYDSGSEEIVGGKRYVGSTSVVRLMAHRFADELVFRYTGEPGIARTKIVYVAEHGNARELFVMDYDGYEPKQITADGFLNLMPRWSPDRRFIVFTAYRSRNAQDIDILELATGKRWTLVSMGGLNITPALSPDGNFLAFASSQDGNSEIYKLDTRTKASHRLTVNQGGDLSPTWSPTGREIAFTSDRGGAPQVFIMSADGSNVRRLTYDGDYNAAPAWSPRGNWIAYVCRTAQRLYKLCLISPDGQKRVQITNGNGIDDSPSWSPDGRHITFSSTVDGKSHIYMVNTDGKDLERITFGGTHNSSPSWSPAL is encoded by the coding sequence ATGAATCGGACGATCATCGGTTTCATGGTTGTGCTCTGTGTCGTCGTGGGGGCCGGGCTGTTCGGGATTCTGGATTCCCGCGCCACCGACGTGTTTCTCGAAGCGACCAGGCCGGACTTTCAGAAAATCCCCATCGGGGTCTTCGGTTTTCAGAACGGCGGCGGCCCCGAGTGGTTGGGCGGTCGCATCGAGGAAGTGTTGAAGGCCGATCTCCAACGGTCGCTGGTCTTCTCGCTCGTGGATTTGCCAGGAATCGGGGTGAAGGTGCGTGAGGTGACGACCGCCGACAAGGCCGTCTTCAAGCAGGCCTCGGAAAACGGCGTCTCGGTGTTGGTGTGGGGGAAATCCGGTCCGAAAAACGGCAGCAGCGACAGTGAATTGTTGATGGACGGCTTCGTCTACGACAGCGGCAGCGAGGAGATCGTCGGTGGAAAGCGTTATGTCGGATCGACCTCTGTCGTGCGTTTGATGGCGCATCGGTTTGCCGACGAATTGGTGTTTCGCTATACGGGAGAGCCCGGTATCGCTAGAACGAAGATCGTCTATGTGGCCGAGCACGGCAACGCGCGCGAACTGTTCGTGATGGACTACGACGGGTATGAGCCCAAACAGATCACGGCGGACGGGTTTCTCAATCTGATGCCGCGCTGGTCGCCCGATCGCCGCTTCATCGTGTTCACGGCCTATCGGAGTCGGAACGCGCAGGACATCGACATTCTGGAGCTTGCGACGGGCAAACGGTGGACATTGGTTTCGATGGGGGGACTGAACATCACTCCCGCCTTGTCGCCGGACGGGAACTTCTTGGCCTTCGCCAGCAGTCAGGACGGCAACTCGGAGATTTATAAGCTCGATACCAGGACCAAAGCATCGCACCGATTGACGGTGAATCAAGGCGGCGACCTCTCGCCGACCTGGTCGCCCACGGGTCGTGAAATCGCCTTTACGTCCGACCGGGGCGGCGCCCCGCAGGTGTTTATCATGAGCGCGGACGGGTCCAACGTCCGTCGGTTGACCTATGACGGTGATTACAATGCCGCGCCGGCCTGGTCGCCGCGCGGAAATTGGATCGCCTATGTCTGCCGGACGGCGCAGCGTTTGTACAAACTCTGTCTCATATCACCGGATGGACAGAAGCGGGTCCAGATCACGAATGGGAATGGGATCGACGACTCGCCTTCCTGGTCTCCCGACGGTCGGCATATCACCTTCAGTTCGACCGTCGATGGAAAAAGCCATATTTACATGGTGAATACGGACGGAAAGGATTTGGAGCGCATCACATTCGGCGGGACTCACAACAGTTCCCCGTCATGGTCTCCCGCGTTGTAG
- a CDS encoding Tol-Pal system peptidoglycan-associated lipoprotein PAL → MTIRVATMGLTVAVGMLLVIQGGCSKKSIQSGGDAQSSERGMAKSGGPAPSAMGSMGSMGSQGGSAGGPAGGFDSASSTFPDLSLSSKPQDEPESGGLRGFESVSGGKAPSEERLGGGGTMLAKVEPSESTARQIEDIRREQAKEQAASAEAGLRDVFFGYDSWTITEEGRQSLMQDAQWIRGNPSALVKIEGHCDERGTLAYNLVLGEKRAKAVRNYLVELGIGANRLAVVSYGKERPFCNERSETCYQQNRRGHVVVRSK, encoded by the coding sequence ATGACGATACGGGTAGCGACAATGGGCCTGACGGTCGCAGTCGGGATGCTGTTGGTCATTCAAGGGGGCTGTTCGAAGAAATCGATTCAGTCCGGTGGCGATGCGCAATCGTCGGAACGCGGTATGGCGAAGTCGGGGGGGCCTGCTCCGAGTGCGATGGGTTCCATGGGATCGATGGGGTCGCAGGGCGGTTCGGCGGGTGGCCCAGCCGGTGGGTTCGATAGCGCCAGTTCCACGTTCCCGGATTTGTCCCTGTCGAGCAAGCCGCAGGACGAGCCTGAAAGCGGCGGATTGCGTGGATTCGAGTCGGTGTCCGGGGGCAAGGCTCCGTCCGAAGAACGATTGGGCGGCGGCGGCACCATGTTGGCCAAGGTGGAACCGTCGGAGAGCACGGCGCGTCAGATCGAAGATATCCGTCGGGAGCAGGCCAAGGAACAGGCCGCGTCGGCGGAGGCGGGATTGCGAGACGTGTTTTTCGGCTACGATAGCTGGACCATTACCGAGGAGGGCAGGCAATCGTTGATGCAGGATGCCCAGTGGATCAGGGGCAATCCCTCGGCGCTGGTCAAGATCGAGGGGCACTGTGACGAGCGCGGTACGTTGGCCTACAATCTGGTGTTGGGAGAGAAGCGCGCGAAAGCCGTGCGGAACTACCTGGTCGAGCTCGGCATAGGGGCCAACCGGTTGGCCGTGGTTTCTTATGGAAAGGAACGTCCCTTCTGCAACGAACGAAGTGAAACTTGCTACCAGCAGAACCGCCGCGGCCACGTGGTGGTCCGGTCGAAATGA
- a CDS encoding Tol biopolymer transport system, TolR protein → MMSETRHRRFMAEINVIPLVDVVLVLLVIFMVTAPMLYRGMDINLPKSASNTIKPEARAVLSIERDQRLYLDKDQVSVVQLERKLRTLKDQSPEVALYLRADRDVPYGIVVQVMDSVKKAGIEKLGMVTEPTGAERVSESVPSPAQPRKK, encoded by the coding sequence ATGATGTCGGAAACCCGCCACCGGCGGTTCATGGCGGAGATCAATGTGATTCCGCTGGTGGATGTGGTCTTGGTGCTCCTCGTCATTTTCATGGTGACTGCCCCCATGTTGTATCGAGGGATGGATATCAATCTCCCCAAATCCGCCAGTAATACGATTAAGCCGGAAGCGAGAGCGGTTTTGTCCATTGAGCGGGATCAACGATTGTATTTGGATAAGGATCAGGTAAGCGTTGTTCAACTCGAACGGAAACTCCGGACGTTGAAAGATCAGAGCCCGGAGGTGGCGCTCTACCTGCGAGCGGATCGGGACGTACCCTACGGCATCGTGGTGCAGGTGATGGATAGTGTGAAGAAAGCCGGAATCGAAAAGCTCGGCATGGTGACGGAGCCCACGGGTGCCGAGCGTGTGAGTGAGTCGGTCCCGTCCCCTGCGCAACCACGCAAGAAGTAG
- a CDS encoding Glutamate synthase [NADPH] small chain, with protein sequence MGDPKGFLKYAREGPKRKPVELRVLDWKEMYEPISEDKLKIQGARCMDCGVPFCQGNTGCPVVNLIPEWNDLVYRGRWKDALKALHTTNNFPEFTGRLCPAPCEGACVLGINSDPVSIRIIEWNIIDRGFNEGLVEPALPVRKTGKTVAIVGSGPAGLAAAQQLARAGHAVTLFEKADRIGGLLRYGIPDFKMEKWVIDRRLEQMKAEGVEFKTGVSVGMDITGEQLRRQFDAIGLTMGAEQARDLPIPGRELKGVHFAMEYLTQQNKRTAGISVADEPITAKGKRVIIIGGGDTGSDCLGTAHRQGCTEAYQFELLPEPPLARAESTPWPLWPLQLRTSHAHEEGCDRQWSVSTTRFTGHNGHVTKLHAQRVKFEGGTFVPMPNTEFELAADLVLLAMGFTGPVRSGLLDSLGVAYDARGCVTVDGNFMTNLDGVFAGGDTKRGASLIVWAIAEGRKMAAGIDKYLQAGKSAGTLAK encoded by the coding sequence ATGGGTGATCCAAAGGGCTTTTTGAAATACGCCCGCGAAGGGCCGAAGCGGAAACCGGTCGAGCTGCGCGTGCTCGATTGGAAGGAAATGTACGAGCCCATTTCCGAGGACAAGCTCAAGATCCAGGGCGCGCGTTGCATGGACTGCGGCGTGCCCTTCTGTCAGGGCAATACCGGCTGCCCCGTCGTGAACCTGATTCCCGAGTGGAACGATCTCGTCTATCGCGGGCGCTGGAAAGACGCGCTCAAGGCACTGCATACCACGAACAATTTCCCCGAGTTCACCGGACGCCTCTGCCCGGCTCCCTGTGAAGGGGCCTGTGTGCTGGGGATCAACAGCGATCCGGTGTCGATCCGCATCATCGAATGGAACATCATCGATCGCGGCTTCAACGAGGGCCTGGTCGAACCGGCCCTCCCGGTGAGGAAGACCGGGAAAACCGTCGCGATCGTCGGCTCCGGCCCGGCAGGCCTGGCCGCCGCGCAACAGTTGGCGCGGGCGGGCCACGCGGTGACCCTGTTCGAAAAAGCCGATCGTATCGGCGGGCTCCTGCGTTACGGCATCCCGGATTTCAAAATGGAAAAATGGGTCATCGATCGGCGGCTCGAGCAGATGAAGGCCGAGGGAGTCGAGTTCAAGACCGGCGTCTCCGTAGGGATGGACATCACCGGCGAGCAACTGCGTCGGCAGTTCGATGCGATCGGGTTGACCATGGGGGCCGAACAGGCGCGCGATCTGCCGATACCAGGCCGCGAACTCAAGGGCGTACACTTCGCCATGGAGTACCTCACGCAGCAGAACAAGCGAACGGCCGGTATCTCTGTGGCCGACGAACCGATCACCGCCAAGGGGAAGCGGGTGATCATCATCGGCGGCGGTGATACGGGGTCGGACTGTCTGGGGACCGCGCATCGTCAAGGTTGCACCGAAGCCTATCAGTTCGAGCTGCTGCCGGAGCCTCCGCTCGCTCGCGCGGAGTCTACGCCATGGCCGCTGTGGCCGCTCCAGCTCCGCACCTCGCATGCGCATGAAGAAGGGTGCGACCGCCAGTGGAGCGTGTCCACCACCAGGTTCACCGGCCACAACGGACATGTCACCAAGCTGCACGCGCAGCGCGTGAAGTTCGAGGGCGGCACATTCGTGCCGATGCCGAATACGGAGTTTGAATTGGCTGCCGACCTCGTCCTCCTCGCCATGGGTTTCACCGGTCCGGTGCGAAGCGGTCTTCTCGACAGCCTCGGCGTCGCCTACGATGCGCGTGGCTGTGTGACGGTCGACGGTAACTTCATGACCAACCTCGACGGCGTCTTCGCCGGCGGCGATACCAAGCGCGGCGCTTCGCTCATCGTCTGGGCCATCGCCGAAGGGCGTAAGATGGCGGCGGGGATCGATAAGTATCTGCAGGCGGGAAAGTCTGCCGGCACATTGGCGAAATGA
- a CDS encoding Tryptophanyl-tRNA synthetase translates to MTTGQKRVLSGMQPSGLLHLGNWLGALDNWKALQEHHECFFFVADWHALSSNYADTSRIREYVREMLIDWLAAGIDPKRATVFIQSQVPDHAILHLLFSMIIPVSWLERNPTYKEKQEEIKERDLSTYGFLGYPVLQAADILIYKPDFVPVGKDQLPHLELTRELARRFNGLYRPVFPEPQEHLTKFPKVLGTDGRKMSKSYGNTINLSDTESVVRQKLKTMITDPARVRRTDPGNPDICPVYDFHKIFSPLPVIQQIDRDCRTAAIGCIDCKKLVADRVVERLAPIWEGRASLTQHPEQLDEILEDGRRKATAVTSRTMDEVRDAMNI, encoded by the coding sequence ATGACGACGGGCCAGAAGCGGGTACTCAGCGGAATGCAGCCGAGCGGCTTGCTCCATCTCGGCAATTGGCTGGGCGCGCTGGACAACTGGAAAGCGCTGCAGGAGCACCATGAATGTTTCTTCTTCGTGGCGGACTGGCATGCCTTGTCGTCCAATTACGCCGACACCAGCCGTATACGCGAATACGTACGGGAAATGCTCATCGATTGGCTGGCGGCCGGCATTGATCCGAAGCGAGCCACCGTCTTCATTCAATCACAGGTGCCGGACCATGCGATTCTGCATCTGCTCTTTTCGATGATCATTCCGGTCTCCTGGCTCGAACGCAATCCGACCTATAAGGAAAAACAGGAGGAGATCAAGGAGCGGGACCTCAGTACCTACGGCTTTCTCGGCTACCCGGTCCTGCAGGCGGCGGACATTTTGATCTACAAACCGGATTTCGTTCCGGTCGGCAAAGACCAATTGCCGCATCTCGAACTCACCCGAGAACTCGCGCGCCGCTTCAATGGCCTCTATCGCCCGGTGTTCCCCGAACCGCAGGAACACCTCACCAAGTTCCCGAAAGTCCTGGGCACCGACGGGCGCAAAATGAGCAAGAGCTACGGCAACACCATCAACCTGTCGGACACGGAATCGGTGGTGCGGCAGAAACTGAAGACCATGATCACGGACCCGGCCCGCGTGCGCCGCACCGATCCCGGCAATCCCGATATCTGCCCCGTCTACGACTTTCACAAGATCTTTTCGCCGCTCCCGGTGATCCAGCAGATCGATCGGGACTGCCGGACCGCGGCCATCGGCTGCATCGACTGCAAGAAACTGGTGGCCGACCGGGTGGTCGAACGTCTCGCGCCCATCTGGGAAGGCCGCGCCTCACTCACCCAGCACCCGGAACAGTTGGACGAGATCCTCGAAGACGGTCGCCGCAAGGCCACCGCCGTCACATCCCGCACGATGGACGAAGTACGGGACGCCATGAACATCTAG
- a CDS encoding MBL-fold metallo-hydrolase superfamily, with the protein MIRKTFSVPPLGCNCSIIGDPVTKQAIVVDPGGAPERILHEVRMLGLTVVSILHTHAHFDHFLASGAMKQATGAALCLHPDDRPLWDILETQCRLFDVPYVPAPPPDHWLKDEESLSIGEVEGVALHTPGHTPGSMCFHFPAAKVVLAGDTLFRGGIGRTDLWGGDFDAIERSIRERLYKLDERTAVVAGHGPETEIGRERTTNSFVRA; encoded by the coding sequence ATGATTCGCAAAACCTTCTCGGTTCCTCCGCTCGGGTGCAACTGTTCGATCATCGGCGATCCGGTCACCAAGCAGGCGATCGTGGTCGATCCCGGCGGCGCGCCGGAACGTATTCTGCACGAAGTGCGGATGTTGGGCCTTACGGTGGTCAGTATCCTCCACACCCATGCGCACTTCGATCATTTTCTCGCTTCGGGAGCGATGAAACAGGCGACCGGTGCCGCGCTCTGCCTGCATCCGGATGACCGACCACTCTGGGATATACTGGAAACGCAATGTCGCTTGTTCGACGTGCCCTATGTCCCGGCTCCTCCGCCTGACCATTGGCTGAAGGACGAAGAGTCGTTGTCGATCGGCGAAGTGGAAGGGGTCGCATTACACACGCCTGGCCACACACCCGGGTCCATGTGTTTTCATTTTCCTGCCGCGAAGGTGGTATTGGCGGGAGACACGCTGTTTCGCGGGGGGATCGGCCGCACCGATCTCTGGGGCGGTGATTTCGACGCGATCGAGCGATCCATCCGGGAGCGTCTCTACAAGCTGGACGAACGGACCGCCGTGGTGGCCGGGCATGGACCGGAAACCGAGATCGGCAGGGAACGGACGACGAACTCTTTTGTTCGGGCGTAG